A genome region from Bombus pyrosoma isolate SC7728 linkage group LG14, ASM1482585v1, whole genome shotgun sequence includes the following:
- the LOC122574707 gene encoding sodium-dependent nutrient amino acid transporter 1-like isoform X1 encodes MGVIVRCYASHSKLFTFDDSLCNGRLEAGRQNVAFIGDDGHTTADFQRATTGNNGKFQDNSSYSFSYELQEDRKLPLSLMLSDETITTENEMKRDTWGSGLEFLMSCIAMSIGLGNVWRFPFTAYENGGGVFLIPYIIVLFLVGKPFYYLEMIMGQFSSRSSVKMWSAVPGFRGVGWAQMFSMLAVGTYYCFLMSITLFYLIASFQSSLPWSTCLEEWGNSCADSGSSYNVTKRNSTNMTSSAEFFFRKTVLKEKHTIQDGIGLPDWSLTICLFIAWGCIFAVLARGVKSSGKAAYFLAIFPYIIMISLLVRAVTLDGAVNGIIFFIKPNWQKLFDAHVWYAAVTQCFFSLSVCFGGVVMYSSYNDFRHNIYRDVLVVTTLDTFTSLIAGFTIFGILGNLAHELGTEDISNVVRGGTGLAFVSYPDAIAKFNVLPQLFSVLFFLMLYVLGIGSAIALAGALITIISDQFPNWRYIYIVTGTCTFGFCAGIIYCTPGGQFILELVDYYAGSFIVFILATLEIIGIFWIYGLENFLDDVEYMLKRRPSVYWRFCWTLVVPILLAVILVYTIINLKPLTYSGISYPYSAHAAGWTIYTFGILQVPFWMIYAIISKRNLPPLEMIKSAFKPSSDWGPKNSKELDSWKEFKETKRKIREKRECSRIKQFVYVILCWEDKLV; translated from the exons ATGGGAGTAATTGTACGATGTTATGCGTCGCATTCAAAGCTTTTCACTTTCGACGATTCTCTTTGTAATGGACGACTTGAAGCG GGACGACAGAATGTTGCTTTCATTGGAGATGATGGACACACAACTGCCGATTTTCAACGTGCCACGACAGGTAACAATGGaaag TTTCAAGATAACAGTTCCTACAGCTTCTCCTATGAATTACAGGAAGATCGCAAATTGCCACTCTCTTTGATGCTTTCTGATGAAACA attacaacggaaaatgaaatgaagaGAGATACCTGGGGCAGTGGATTAGAATTTCTAATGTCCTGCATCGCCATGTCCATAGGTTTGGGTAACGTTTGGCGATTTCCATTCACAGCTTACGAGAATGGCGGTGGGGTATTTCTAATACCTTACATCATCGTCTTGTTCCTCGTTGGGAAACCATTTTACTATTTGGAGATGATCATGGGACAATTCAGCAGTAGGTCTTCGGTGAAAATGTGGTCAGCAG TACCTGGATTTCGAGGTGTTGGCTGGGCACAAATGTTCTCGATGCTCGCGGTAGGAACATATTATTGTTTTCTGATGTCGATAACCCTTTTTTACCTCATTGCAAGCTTCCAATCCTCACTGCCTTGGTCCACGTGTTTGGAAGAATGGGGAAACTCTTGCGCCGATTCGGGAAGCTCTTATAACGTCACCAAACGAAATAGTACAAATATGACCAGTTCTGCTGAATTTTTCTTCAG AAAAACTGTgctgaaagaaaaacataCTATTCAGGATGGCATCGGATTGCCAGATTGGAGTCTGACGATTTGCTTGTTTATTGCGTGGGGCTGCATATTTGCTGTCTTGGCACGTGGTGTGAAGAGCTCAGGGAAAGCGGCCTATTTCCTCGCGATCTTTCCTTACATCATCATGATAAGCTTGCTGGTCAGAGCGGTTACCTTAGACGGTGCTGTGAACGGgatcattttctttataaaaccgAACTGGCAGAAGCTGTTCGATGCACACGTCTGGTACGCGGCTGTTACACAGTGTTTCTTTTCACTGTCGGTCTGCTTCGGCGGTGTCGTCATGTACTCGTCGTACAATGACTTCAGACATAACATATACAG AGATGTCTTAGTTGTAACGACGTTGGATACGTTCACAAGTTTAATAGCTGGCTTCACCATTTTTGGTATCCTTGGAAATTTAGCTCACGAACTAGGTACCGAAGACATCAGCAACGTTGTTCGTGGTGGAACCGGTCTTGCTTTCGTCTCTTATCCAGATGCCATTGCAAAGTTTAATGTTCTACCGCAA CTCTTCTCGGTACTCTTTTTCTTGATGCTCTACGTCCTCGGGATAGGAAGTGCCATCGCACTGGCCGGTGCTCTTATCACAATTATCAGCGATCAATTTCCAAATTGGAGGTACATATACATAGTGACCGGTACATGCACCTTTGGATTTTGCGCTGGAATCATTTATTGCACGCCT GGTGGCCAGTTTATACTGGAATTGGTCGATTACTATGCTGGATCCTTTATCGTGTTTATTTTGGCTACTCTTGAgataattggaattttctGGATATATGGCTTGGAGAATTTTTTGGACGATGTGGAGTACATGTTAAAAAGAAGGCCATCGGTTTATTGGAGATTTTGTTGGACTCTTGTTGTTCCAATATTATTGGCTGTGATTCTAGTGTATACCATAATCAATCTGAAACCTTTGACTTATAGTGGTATTTCTTATCCTTACAGTGCTCATG CAGCGGGCTGGACAATTTACACGTTTGGCATCCTGCAAGTTCCTTTCTGGATGATTTACGCTATAAtctcgaaaagaaatttaccTCCACTCGAG ATGATCAAGTCAGCGTTTAAACCTTCGTCAGATTGGGGACcgaaaaattccaaagaacTGGATTCTTGGAAAGAATTTAAGGAGACCAAAAGGAAAATTCGAGAGAAACGTGAATGTTCCAGAATTAAACAATTCGTTTATGTAATACTATGCTGGGAAGATAAGCTCGTGTAA
- the LOC122574707 gene encoding sodium-dependent nutrient amino acid transporter 1-like isoform X3, with amino-acid sequence MGVIVRCYASHSKLFTFDDSLCNGRLEAGRQNVAFIGDDGHTTADFQRATTGNNGKITTENEMKRDTWGSGLEFLMSCIAMSIGLGNVWRFPFTAYENGGGVFLIPYIIVLFLVGKPFYYLEMIMGQFSSRSSVKMWSAVPGFRGVGWAQMFSMLAVGTYYCFLMSITLFYLIASFQSSLPWSTCLEEWGNSCADSGSSYNVTKRNSTNMTSSAEFFFRKTVLKEKHTIQDGIGLPDWSLTICLFIAWGCIFAVLARGVKSSGKAAYFLAIFPYIIMISLLVRAVTLDGAVNGIIFFIKPNWQKLFDAHVWYAAVTQCFFSLSVCFGGVVMYSSYNDFRHNIYRDVLVVTTLDTFTSLIAGFTIFGILGNLAHELGTEDISNVVRGGTGLAFVSYPDAIAKFNVLPQLFSVLFFLMLYVLGIGSAIALAGALITIISDQFPNWRYIYIVTGTCTFGFCAGIIYCTPGGQFILELVDYYAGSFIVFILATLEIIGIFWIYGLENFLDDVEYMLKRRPSVYWRFCWTLVVPILLAVILVYTIINLKPLTYSGISYPYSAHAAGWTIYTFGILQVPFWMIYAIISKRNLPPLEMIKSAFKPSSDWGPKNSKELDSWKEFKETKRKIREKRECSRIKQFVYVILCWEDKLV; translated from the exons ATGGGAGTAATTGTACGATGTTATGCGTCGCATTCAAAGCTTTTCACTTTCGACGATTCTCTTTGTAATGGACGACTTGAAGCG GGACGACAGAATGTTGCTTTCATTGGAGATGATGGACACACAACTGCCGATTTTCAACGTGCCACGACAGGTAACAATGGaaag attacaacggaaaatgaaatgaagaGAGATACCTGGGGCAGTGGATTAGAATTTCTAATGTCCTGCATCGCCATGTCCATAGGTTTGGGTAACGTTTGGCGATTTCCATTCACAGCTTACGAGAATGGCGGTGGGGTATTTCTAATACCTTACATCATCGTCTTGTTCCTCGTTGGGAAACCATTTTACTATTTGGAGATGATCATGGGACAATTCAGCAGTAGGTCTTCGGTGAAAATGTGGTCAGCAG TACCTGGATTTCGAGGTGTTGGCTGGGCACAAATGTTCTCGATGCTCGCGGTAGGAACATATTATTGTTTTCTGATGTCGATAACCCTTTTTTACCTCATTGCAAGCTTCCAATCCTCACTGCCTTGGTCCACGTGTTTGGAAGAATGGGGAAACTCTTGCGCCGATTCGGGAAGCTCTTATAACGTCACCAAACGAAATAGTACAAATATGACCAGTTCTGCTGAATTTTTCTTCAG AAAAACTGTgctgaaagaaaaacataCTATTCAGGATGGCATCGGATTGCCAGATTGGAGTCTGACGATTTGCTTGTTTATTGCGTGGGGCTGCATATTTGCTGTCTTGGCACGTGGTGTGAAGAGCTCAGGGAAAGCGGCCTATTTCCTCGCGATCTTTCCTTACATCATCATGATAAGCTTGCTGGTCAGAGCGGTTACCTTAGACGGTGCTGTGAACGGgatcattttctttataaaaccgAACTGGCAGAAGCTGTTCGATGCACACGTCTGGTACGCGGCTGTTACACAGTGTTTCTTTTCACTGTCGGTCTGCTTCGGCGGTGTCGTCATGTACTCGTCGTACAATGACTTCAGACATAACATATACAG AGATGTCTTAGTTGTAACGACGTTGGATACGTTCACAAGTTTAATAGCTGGCTTCACCATTTTTGGTATCCTTGGAAATTTAGCTCACGAACTAGGTACCGAAGACATCAGCAACGTTGTTCGTGGTGGAACCGGTCTTGCTTTCGTCTCTTATCCAGATGCCATTGCAAAGTTTAATGTTCTACCGCAA CTCTTCTCGGTACTCTTTTTCTTGATGCTCTACGTCCTCGGGATAGGAAGTGCCATCGCACTGGCCGGTGCTCTTATCACAATTATCAGCGATCAATTTCCAAATTGGAGGTACATATACATAGTGACCGGTACATGCACCTTTGGATTTTGCGCTGGAATCATTTATTGCACGCCT GGTGGCCAGTTTATACTGGAATTGGTCGATTACTATGCTGGATCCTTTATCGTGTTTATTTTGGCTACTCTTGAgataattggaattttctGGATATATGGCTTGGAGAATTTTTTGGACGATGTGGAGTACATGTTAAAAAGAAGGCCATCGGTTTATTGGAGATTTTGTTGGACTCTTGTTGTTCCAATATTATTGGCTGTGATTCTAGTGTATACCATAATCAATCTGAAACCTTTGACTTATAGTGGTATTTCTTATCCTTACAGTGCTCATG CAGCGGGCTGGACAATTTACACGTTTGGCATCCTGCAAGTTCCTTTCTGGATGATTTACGCTATAAtctcgaaaagaaatttaccTCCACTCGAG ATGATCAAGTCAGCGTTTAAACCTTCGTCAGATTGGGGACcgaaaaattccaaagaacTGGATTCTTGGAAAGAATTTAAGGAGACCAAAAGGAAAATTCGAGAGAAACGTGAATGTTCCAGAATTAAACAATTCGTTTATGTAATACTATGCTGGGAAGATAAGCTCGTGTAA
- the LOC122574707 gene encoding sodium-dependent nutrient amino acid transporter 1-like isoform X2, translating to MRKGRQNVAFIGDDGHTTADFQRATTGNNGKFQDNSSYSFSYELQEDRKLPLSLMLSDETITTENEMKRDTWGSGLEFLMSCIAMSIGLGNVWRFPFTAYENGGGVFLIPYIIVLFLVGKPFYYLEMIMGQFSSRSSVKMWSAVPGFRGVGWAQMFSMLAVGTYYCFLMSITLFYLIASFQSSLPWSTCLEEWGNSCADSGSSYNVTKRNSTNMTSSAEFFFRKTVLKEKHTIQDGIGLPDWSLTICLFIAWGCIFAVLARGVKSSGKAAYFLAIFPYIIMISLLVRAVTLDGAVNGIIFFIKPNWQKLFDAHVWYAAVTQCFFSLSVCFGGVVMYSSYNDFRHNIYRDVLVVTTLDTFTSLIAGFTIFGILGNLAHELGTEDISNVVRGGTGLAFVSYPDAIAKFNVLPQLFSVLFFLMLYVLGIGSAIALAGALITIISDQFPNWRYIYIVTGTCTFGFCAGIIYCTPGGQFILELVDYYAGSFIVFILATLEIIGIFWIYGLENFLDDVEYMLKRRPSVYWRFCWTLVVPILLAVILVYTIINLKPLTYSGISYPYSAHAAGWTIYTFGILQVPFWMIYAIISKRNLPPLEMIKSAFKPSSDWGPKNSKELDSWKEFKETKRKIREKRECSRIKQFVYVILCWEDKLV from the exons GGACGACAGAATGTTGCTTTCATTGGAGATGATGGACACACAACTGCCGATTTTCAACGTGCCACGACAGGTAACAATGGaaag TTTCAAGATAACAGTTCCTACAGCTTCTCCTATGAATTACAGGAAGATCGCAAATTGCCACTCTCTTTGATGCTTTCTGATGAAACA attacaacggaaaatgaaatgaagaGAGATACCTGGGGCAGTGGATTAGAATTTCTAATGTCCTGCATCGCCATGTCCATAGGTTTGGGTAACGTTTGGCGATTTCCATTCACAGCTTACGAGAATGGCGGTGGGGTATTTCTAATACCTTACATCATCGTCTTGTTCCTCGTTGGGAAACCATTTTACTATTTGGAGATGATCATGGGACAATTCAGCAGTAGGTCTTCGGTGAAAATGTGGTCAGCAG TACCTGGATTTCGAGGTGTTGGCTGGGCACAAATGTTCTCGATGCTCGCGGTAGGAACATATTATTGTTTTCTGATGTCGATAACCCTTTTTTACCTCATTGCAAGCTTCCAATCCTCACTGCCTTGGTCCACGTGTTTGGAAGAATGGGGAAACTCTTGCGCCGATTCGGGAAGCTCTTATAACGTCACCAAACGAAATAGTACAAATATGACCAGTTCTGCTGAATTTTTCTTCAG AAAAACTGTgctgaaagaaaaacataCTATTCAGGATGGCATCGGATTGCCAGATTGGAGTCTGACGATTTGCTTGTTTATTGCGTGGGGCTGCATATTTGCTGTCTTGGCACGTGGTGTGAAGAGCTCAGGGAAAGCGGCCTATTTCCTCGCGATCTTTCCTTACATCATCATGATAAGCTTGCTGGTCAGAGCGGTTACCTTAGACGGTGCTGTGAACGGgatcattttctttataaaaccgAACTGGCAGAAGCTGTTCGATGCACACGTCTGGTACGCGGCTGTTACACAGTGTTTCTTTTCACTGTCGGTCTGCTTCGGCGGTGTCGTCATGTACTCGTCGTACAATGACTTCAGACATAACATATACAG AGATGTCTTAGTTGTAACGACGTTGGATACGTTCACAAGTTTAATAGCTGGCTTCACCATTTTTGGTATCCTTGGAAATTTAGCTCACGAACTAGGTACCGAAGACATCAGCAACGTTGTTCGTGGTGGAACCGGTCTTGCTTTCGTCTCTTATCCAGATGCCATTGCAAAGTTTAATGTTCTACCGCAA CTCTTCTCGGTACTCTTTTTCTTGATGCTCTACGTCCTCGGGATAGGAAGTGCCATCGCACTGGCCGGTGCTCTTATCACAATTATCAGCGATCAATTTCCAAATTGGAGGTACATATACATAGTGACCGGTACATGCACCTTTGGATTTTGCGCTGGAATCATTTATTGCACGCCT GGTGGCCAGTTTATACTGGAATTGGTCGATTACTATGCTGGATCCTTTATCGTGTTTATTTTGGCTACTCTTGAgataattggaattttctGGATATATGGCTTGGAGAATTTTTTGGACGATGTGGAGTACATGTTAAAAAGAAGGCCATCGGTTTATTGGAGATTTTGTTGGACTCTTGTTGTTCCAATATTATTGGCTGTGATTCTAGTGTATACCATAATCAATCTGAAACCTTTGACTTATAGTGGTATTTCTTATCCTTACAGTGCTCATG CAGCGGGCTGGACAATTTACACGTTTGGCATCCTGCAAGTTCCTTTCTGGATGATTTACGCTATAAtctcgaaaagaaatttaccTCCACTCGAG ATGATCAAGTCAGCGTTTAAACCTTCGTCAGATTGGGGACcgaaaaattccaaagaacTGGATTCTTGGAAAGAATTTAAGGAGACCAAAAGGAAAATTCGAGAGAAACGTGAATGTTCCAGAATTAAACAATTCGTTTATGTAATACTATGCTGGGAAGATAAGCTCGTGTAA
- the LOC122574707 gene encoding sodium-dependent nutrient amino acid transporter 1-like isoform X4, translating into MRKGRQNVAFIGDDGHTTADFQRATTGNNGKITTENEMKRDTWGSGLEFLMSCIAMSIGLGNVWRFPFTAYENGGGVFLIPYIIVLFLVGKPFYYLEMIMGQFSSRSSVKMWSAVPGFRGVGWAQMFSMLAVGTYYCFLMSITLFYLIASFQSSLPWSTCLEEWGNSCADSGSSYNVTKRNSTNMTSSAEFFFRKTVLKEKHTIQDGIGLPDWSLTICLFIAWGCIFAVLARGVKSSGKAAYFLAIFPYIIMISLLVRAVTLDGAVNGIIFFIKPNWQKLFDAHVWYAAVTQCFFSLSVCFGGVVMYSSYNDFRHNIYRDVLVVTTLDTFTSLIAGFTIFGILGNLAHELGTEDISNVVRGGTGLAFVSYPDAIAKFNVLPQLFSVLFFLMLYVLGIGSAIALAGALITIISDQFPNWRYIYIVTGTCTFGFCAGIIYCTPGGQFILELVDYYAGSFIVFILATLEIIGIFWIYGLENFLDDVEYMLKRRPSVYWRFCWTLVVPILLAVILVYTIINLKPLTYSGISYPYSAHAAGWTIYTFGILQVPFWMIYAIISKRNLPPLEMIKSAFKPSSDWGPKNSKELDSWKEFKETKRKIREKRECSRIKQFVYVILCWEDKLV; encoded by the exons GGACGACAGAATGTTGCTTTCATTGGAGATGATGGACACACAACTGCCGATTTTCAACGTGCCACGACAGGTAACAATGGaaag attacaacggaaaatgaaatgaagaGAGATACCTGGGGCAGTGGATTAGAATTTCTAATGTCCTGCATCGCCATGTCCATAGGTTTGGGTAACGTTTGGCGATTTCCATTCACAGCTTACGAGAATGGCGGTGGGGTATTTCTAATACCTTACATCATCGTCTTGTTCCTCGTTGGGAAACCATTTTACTATTTGGAGATGATCATGGGACAATTCAGCAGTAGGTCTTCGGTGAAAATGTGGTCAGCAG TACCTGGATTTCGAGGTGTTGGCTGGGCACAAATGTTCTCGATGCTCGCGGTAGGAACATATTATTGTTTTCTGATGTCGATAACCCTTTTTTACCTCATTGCAAGCTTCCAATCCTCACTGCCTTGGTCCACGTGTTTGGAAGAATGGGGAAACTCTTGCGCCGATTCGGGAAGCTCTTATAACGTCACCAAACGAAATAGTACAAATATGACCAGTTCTGCTGAATTTTTCTTCAG AAAAACTGTgctgaaagaaaaacataCTATTCAGGATGGCATCGGATTGCCAGATTGGAGTCTGACGATTTGCTTGTTTATTGCGTGGGGCTGCATATTTGCTGTCTTGGCACGTGGTGTGAAGAGCTCAGGGAAAGCGGCCTATTTCCTCGCGATCTTTCCTTACATCATCATGATAAGCTTGCTGGTCAGAGCGGTTACCTTAGACGGTGCTGTGAACGGgatcattttctttataaaaccgAACTGGCAGAAGCTGTTCGATGCACACGTCTGGTACGCGGCTGTTACACAGTGTTTCTTTTCACTGTCGGTCTGCTTCGGCGGTGTCGTCATGTACTCGTCGTACAATGACTTCAGACATAACATATACAG AGATGTCTTAGTTGTAACGACGTTGGATACGTTCACAAGTTTAATAGCTGGCTTCACCATTTTTGGTATCCTTGGAAATTTAGCTCACGAACTAGGTACCGAAGACATCAGCAACGTTGTTCGTGGTGGAACCGGTCTTGCTTTCGTCTCTTATCCAGATGCCATTGCAAAGTTTAATGTTCTACCGCAA CTCTTCTCGGTACTCTTTTTCTTGATGCTCTACGTCCTCGGGATAGGAAGTGCCATCGCACTGGCCGGTGCTCTTATCACAATTATCAGCGATCAATTTCCAAATTGGAGGTACATATACATAGTGACCGGTACATGCACCTTTGGATTTTGCGCTGGAATCATTTATTGCACGCCT GGTGGCCAGTTTATACTGGAATTGGTCGATTACTATGCTGGATCCTTTATCGTGTTTATTTTGGCTACTCTTGAgataattggaattttctGGATATATGGCTTGGAGAATTTTTTGGACGATGTGGAGTACATGTTAAAAAGAAGGCCATCGGTTTATTGGAGATTTTGTTGGACTCTTGTTGTTCCAATATTATTGGCTGTGATTCTAGTGTATACCATAATCAATCTGAAACCTTTGACTTATAGTGGTATTTCTTATCCTTACAGTGCTCATG CAGCGGGCTGGACAATTTACACGTTTGGCATCCTGCAAGTTCCTTTCTGGATGATTTACGCTATAAtctcgaaaagaaatttaccTCCACTCGAG ATGATCAAGTCAGCGTTTAAACCTTCGTCAGATTGGGGACcgaaaaattccaaagaacTGGATTCTTGGAAAGAATTTAAGGAGACCAAAAGGAAAATTCGAGAGAAACGTGAATGTTCCAGAATTAAACAATTCGTTTATGTAATACTATGCTGGGAAGATAAGCTCGTGTAA
- the LOC122574707 gene encoding sodium-dependent nutrient amino acid transporter 1-like isoform X5, translating into MLSDETITTENEMKRDTWGSGLEFLMSCIAMSIGLGNVWRFPFTAYENGGGVFLIPYIIVLFLVGKPFYYLEMIMGQFSSRSSVKMWSAVPGFRGVGWAQMFSMLAVGTYYCFLMSITLFYLIASFQSSLPWSTCLEEWGNSCADSGSSYNVTKRNSTNMTSSAEFFFRKTVLKEKHTIQDGIGLPDWSLTICLFIAWGCIFAVLARGVKSSGKAAYFLAIFPYIIMISLLVRAVTLDGAVNGIIFFIKPNWQKLFDAHVWYAAVTQCFFSLSVCFGGVVMYSSYNDFRHNIYRDVLVVTTLDTFTSLIAGFTIFGILGNLAHELGTEDISNVVRGGTGLAFVSYPDAIAKFNVLPQLFSVLFFLMLYVLGIGSAIALAGALITIISDQFPNWRYIYIVTGTCTFGFCAGIIYCTPGGQFILELVDYYAGSFIVFILATLEIIGIFWIYGLENFLDDVEYMLKRRPSVYWRFCWTLVVPILLAVILVYTIINLKPLTYSGISYPYSAHAAGWTIYTFGILQVPFWMIYAIISKRNLPPLEMIKSAFKPSSDWGPKNSKELDSWKEFKETKRKIREKRECSRIKQFVYVILCWEDKLV; encoded by the exons ATGCTTTCTGATGAAACA attacaacggaaaatgaaatgaagaGAGATACCTGGGGCAGTGGATTAGAATTTCTAATGTCCTGCATCGCCATGTCCATAGGTTTGGGTAACGTTTGGCGATTTCCATTCACAGCTTACGAGAATGGCGGTGGGGTATTTCTAATACCTTACATCATCGTCTTGTTCCTCGTTGGGAAACCATTTTACTATTTGGAGATGATCATGGGACAATTCAGCAGTAGGTCTTCGGTGAAAATGTGGTCAGCAG TACCTGGATTTCGAGGTGTTGGCTGGGCACAAATGTTCTCGATGCTCGCGGTAGGAACATATTATTGTTTTCTGATGTCGATAACCCTTTTTTACCTCATTGCAAGCTTCCAATCCTCACTGCCTTGGTCCACGTGTTTGGAAGAATGGGGAAACTCTTGCGCCGATTCGGGAAGCTCTTATAACGTCACCAAACGAAATAGTACAAATATGACCAGTTCTGCTGAATTTTTCTTCAG AAAAACTGTgctgaaagaaaaacataCTATTCAGGATGGCATCGGATTGCCAGATTGGAGTCTGACGATTTGCTTGTTTATTGCGTGGGGCTGCATATTTGCTGTCTTGGCACGTGGTGTGAAGAGCTCAGGGAAAGCGGCCTATTTCCTCGCGATCTTTCCTTACATCATCATGATAAGCTTGCTGGTCAGAGCGGTTACCTTAGACGGTGCTGTGAACGGgatcattttctttataaaaccgAACTGGCAGAAGCTGTTCGATGCACACGTCTGGTACGCGGCTGTTACACAGTGTTTCTTTTCACTGTCGGTCTGCTTCGGCGGTGTCGTCATGTACTCGTCGTACAATGACTTCAGACATAACATATACAG AGATGTCTTAGTTGTAACGACGTTGGATACGTTCACAAGTTTAATAGCTGGCTTCACCATTTTTGGTATCCTTGGAAATTTAGCTCACGAACTAGGTACCGAAGACATCAGCAACGTTGTTCGTGGTGGAACCGGTCTTGCTTTCGTCTCTTATCCAGATGCCATTGCAAAGTTTAATGTTCTACCGCAA CTCTTCTCGGTACTCTTTTTCTTGATGCTCTACGTCCTCGGGATAGGAAGTGCCATCGCACTGGCCGGTGCTCTTATCACAATTATCAGCGATCAATTTCCAAATTGGAGGTACATATACATAGTGACCGGTACATGCACCTTTGGATTTTGCGCTGGAATCATTTATTGCACGCCT GGTGGCCAGTTTATACTGGAATTGGTCGATTACTATGCTGGATCCTTTATCGTGTTTATTTTGGCTACTCTTGAgataattggaattttctGGATATATGGCTTGGAGAATTTTTTGGACGATGTGGAGTACATGTTAAAAAGAAGGCCATCGGTTTATTGGAGATTTTGTTGGACTCTTGTTGTTCCAATATTATTGGCTGTGATTCTAGTGTATACCATAATCAATCTGAAACCTTTGACTTATAGTGGTATTTCTTATCCTTACAGTGCTCATG CAGCGGGCTGGACAATTTACACGTTTGGCATCCTGCAAGTTCCTTTCTGGATGATTTACGCTATAAtctcgaaaagaaatttaccTCCACTCGAG ATGATCAAGTCAGCGTTTAAACCTTCGTCAGATTGGGGACcgaaaaattccaaagaacTGGATTCTTGGAAAGAATTTAAGGAGACCAAAAGGAAAATTCGAGAGAAACGTGAATGTTCCAGAATTAAACAATTCGTTTATGTAATACTATGCTGGGAAGATAAGCTCGTGTAA